DNA sequence from the Bradyrhizobium diazoefficiens genome:
GAGCCTGGATGAGGCGGGTACGCCGGAACAGCCTGCCGCGCCGCAGCATGGGAGCGATGATCAGCACGCAATTCCGCTTGCTGAAGCGGCTGAATAGATGAGAAGACTACTAGCGGACGAGTCCTGACAGATGACACTGGTTTCGGAACACATCGAAGGCGACACCCGGGATCGTATTCTCGAGGTGGCCGAGCGGCTGTTCCGCCAGATCGGCTATCAGAAGACCACGGTCGGGGATATCGCCAAGGAGCTCCGCATGAGCCCCGCTAACGTCTATCGCTTTTTCGAATCGAAAAAAGCGATCCACCAGGCGGTGGCCCGTTCGCTGATGGGTGAGGTCGAGCTCGAAGCGCAGCGGATCGTGGCGCGGCCCGGTCCGGTACTCCCGCGCTTCCGCGAGCTGCTCACCACCATCAACCGCATGAACACTGAGCGCTATGTCGGCGATTCCAAGCTGCATGAGATGGTCGAGATCGCCATGCAGGAGGACTGGGACGTCTGCGTCACCCATATGGAGTGCATTGCCAGGGTGATCGGCCAAATGATCGCCCAAGGGGCCGCCACCGGCGAATTCGAGGCGCCGGACCTGCAACTGGCCTCGCTCTGCGCCTGCACCGCCATGATGCGCTTCTTCCACCCCCAGATGATCGCCCAGTGCGCCACCAAGCCGGGCCCGACCATCGACCAGATGATCGATTT
Encoded proteins:
- a CDS encoding TetR/AcrR family transcriptional regulator; amino-acid sequence: MTLVSEHIEGDTRDRILEVAERLFRQIGYQKTTVGDIAKELRMSPANVYRFFESKKAIHQAVARSLMGEVELEAQRIVARPGPVLPRFRELLTTINRMNTERYVGDSKLHEMVEIAMQEDWDVCVTHMECIARVIGQMIAQGAATGEFEAPDLQLASLCACTAMMRFFHPQMIAQCATKPGPTIDQMIDFVIAGLSPRH